The region tctgattttctttttatctgaaCACAGTGTACCGCAGGAGAAACAGGCTTTGGTCTCTGCTGCTACAGAGGCACGTGATGTAAACTCCACATCGTGAGTCTGTCCTTTTACTTGGTCAAACGTACTtcagatcagttttttttttcttctttttcttttcttacatgTTGCAGTCCACACACAAATCAAACGCCGCCGCAGTTCAAAGCACAATGAGCGCaacacaggaagagagacaaggagggaaacagggagGGTAGTTTTCAGGTGCCATGATGGCCACCACCTCTTCTTCACCTGGGGatcggaggaagaggaggagctcctctctcctttttacCAGATCctgggaagaagaaaacacaagggAGAGTTAGTGTTTTTATTCGTTTTCCAGAGCAGATGTAACGTTCTTCCACCAGGTGGCGCTGTGTTACAGCCCAGCTGGACTGCACCTCTAGTGACCTCAGGGGTTGTATTTCATTGGTATTTCAAATGCAGTTTTGTGCTCTAGCGTCGATCATCTAgtatttgaaatacattttctcgagtatacatttttcatttataacaAACTATTTCTTAATAACACAGTTGCTCCACAGGTATCAGGTATATTGTCACAAGTTGAGAAAAGTCAGAGACTGTAGATAAACGTCACTGAACGAACTTAAAACAGCACGACGAGAAcacagctttctttttcttacctcctgaaaacattttggagatatgacatttttacatcatcaactgttatttattttctcaacgATACATTGAGGAGTGACCCTCATTTTCAATGATGCCGAGTTTACAAAAGCAGGAAGAAAACattagaaatacaaaaattagttcctaattttattttttacaagatgtgtgtgcatgtctgtgtctgaccTCTGCCATCACTCTTTGCAATTATGCTGGGGTAGGTCTTCTGGAAGGGCATGTAGGGCTCCGGAGGAGGAAGGTCTGACATTGGATGGAAAGTGAAGCGAGACTCCCACTCGTCTGTTAacggagagaaaaagaggtCAATAGTCCGCTGATGACACCAACACACGCAGATCATAAGTACTCGTATCGGTACAGACATCGACTCGGTCTCAGACGAGAGTCGTCtagtttaaaatgaatgaagggAAATTGATGTGTGTACAACCGCAGGAAATGTGATTATAAACTGTCTGACTTTTCTTGGGCAGGACACTTACGAACTCTTGTCGCTACGTGTCCCCACCGCTTTCCAAATCAGACTTACTTTCTGTGGTTCAGCgggttaaaacaacacaaatggaGGTCAGTGGGTTTCTCTGCCATAGTTGAACTCGtggtaaaaacaacactgagggCAACGGGTTTCTTCTGTCCAGACTGTGAGAGGACAGTCTTTGAAAAACACAGCGAATCCTCTACAAGGTGTTTAATCAATCACCTGTCTGCAAAGTGAGCAACGGCACACATGGGTTTTTATATCTGGTTTTTATTCTACTTAAATCTACAGTACATGTACTTTACTTCTCTCCACTGCTGAAATACAGTATTTCCACCCCGCccaaatctttttttatcaatattcaAATTTACCAAACTAACACCTTCAAGGACATACTCACCCTGTGTCGGGTTGTGGTGAGAGTTTTGGAAGCCGTTACCCAtgggtggtggaggaggtggggctCCCCCTGTCCCTGGCCTGtctggagggaggggaggtcTACCCCCGGGTCCACCACGAGGGGGATCGGGGCCTGGCCGACCGATAGGAGAAGGAGCTGCCGATGACCTCACACTGCCCCCACCCACGGGACGACccgagggaggagggggaggaagaggtcctttgaaagtaaaagtaaacacTGATGAGATACAGGCTCCTGAGGTGAATggtgttttgatattttttgtgcaCACGGTTTGTGTGCAGCAGTGATCCACGGTTCAGGTAACTGATCTAGGCCGTTCACCTGTGCGTGCTGAGGACTGGTTCCTCCCAAGAGATGGCGGCCTCTCGTTCGGCGGGGGAGGCAGAGGACCCGCCCGGCCGTGAGGTGGAGCTGGACCATGGCTGCCGGGGAAAAGCAGAgttttaaaaactgtattttaaacgagacaaatgatgtttttaaaaaagggacGGATCTTTTCAGAGGGAAGCGACATGAAGAAGTTTGCATGATGTGTTACTGCAGCAGAATAGAACAGCTATTAGATTTGAATCTATGCAAACTGTAACACAGCCACCACAGAAGATTTAACTATCAAGGATATTATCCGAGTGTGTGAAGCCTGATAGGAAGCGCTGTGTACACACCTGGCTTCAATGCAACTCATCCATTAACACTAAACAAATACCATAAAACCTTTCCCAGTACCTGTTGAGTGAGCTGTTCCTTTGGGGTAGACGAGGTGTGCTGTGGTCATCCCCTCCAGCTGGGGTGGGCGGGACAGGTGGAGGGCCCGGTCGCCCCGGCGGGAGAGGAGGCCCCCCCCCGACAGCTGCGGATCgaggggatgaggaggaagagacagagggagatggtTTGGAGTTGACGGAGGGCGGAGGAGGGGGCATGTCGCGGGGCATAGATGGCCGATGACCTCCCAGAGGAGTTGGAGGTGGTGGGGGTCGGTCGTCGGGAAGCGGGGGTCTACCTCCGGGAGCAGGCGGCAAGGGAGGGCGGCTGCTGTttgagggtggaggaggaggtgcggAGAATCCCGGTCTTGGCCCGGGTGAGGAGCCTCCTGGTGGGGGAGGGAGAGCGCCGTGTCTCCCTGATGGAACACTGGGAGGCGGAGGACCAGAAGCCGGGCTGGGTCTGGGTCCTCCAGGGAGTGACGGCGGAGGTGGGCCCCCACGAGACTGGAAGGACTGGCCCGGTCGAGGTGTGTTGGGTACGGGAGGAGGGGGGCCTCCTGGAGTGTCTTGTCTGGAGAAATTTGGGCGGCCCTTGGGGGACAGAGCAGAGACGTTGCCACGGCCACCACCCGGGGCTCCTGGGAGCTTCGGTGGGCCAGCGGAGCCGGCGCCTCCGCCGAAGGGGGTGGGGCCACTAGAGCGGCCTCCTGGGGGGAACACAGGTCCTCGGCTGGGTGGCGAGTCTGGAGGggtgaaaagacaaaatgatcaaCGTTAGCGATGcgtttatcatcatcatcatcatcatcatcatcatcatcatcatcatcctttaGATTATCAGTTATTTCTCACCTGTGGTGTCTCTGTTTGTTGCAGACCTCAGTTTTGGCATCCCTCCTGCAAACAGGCCTCCTAAACCAGCAGGAGACCCGCCAccaaaacctcctcctcctcctccgccgccACCTCctccgccgcctcctcctcctcctcctcctcctcctcctcctcctcctccacctcctttaGGTTctgagaagataaaaaaaaaattattaaagtTAATGTTCATTTACAGGATAAATCTTCCACATTCACTGCAAGCTGTTTGTATAAAGACGTGATGTTAGTATCCAGTAACTCGACTTACTGTCCAATATAGGTCCACTGCGGTCATTGGTAACGGCTTTCTTTAGTCTGGCGCCTTTACTGATGTCGGACAACAGAGCGTTCCTGCCCTGCTGCTGTGAGCGGTTCAGATTTGGCTTCTCTGTGTTGgcctgaaacagagacagagtgaagctgcagaaaACACCCGAGGGAGAAGGAAATCAAAAACCCGATTCTATCGATCTCTGTGCGTCGAATGTAAAAGGTTAAAGCTGCGAGCGGATCACAGGCCGTGACGGTGAGTGGACAAAAATCAGGACCATGCAGAGTAAACAGGAGAAGAGACGTTATGACATCATTTATCCACAAGATGTCTCCGCTGAGCACGGTCAGCAGAGACTCATGACTTACAACATTaaaggtgggaggagggggaggcccaggaggtggtgggggaggtggggctggcatcttcctctctccactTTACTTTATCTGCACTGGACGCCGCACcctggaggagagagcacaCGAACACTTCATGAACACACTGGTATTGCAAGTATGTTTTTTTAAGCAGTTGCATTTCTTCCCAGGCTGCAGACTGGGTTTCAGTTTGACTTCATTCAGAACGTGTAGAGATTTTCTCGCTGCTGTCTTTCCACCTACAGTCCAGAGTAGATGGACGACAAGTGAAACTTTCAGATGCACATTTCTCCATCAACACCTCCAGAGACGAGCAGCAGTTCTCACATGGTTTCGTGTGAAACTCATATTTAGTTCAAAGCACCAACGGTTTGTGGCGTGCAGTAACCACCACAGCTGAAGGCTAACGCTACAGTTCTCATAGTGGCAGCCATGCTAGTGTCTGACTGTGCTGGAGTGATTATGAAGTGACAACAAAAGTCAATACATTTTGTCCACAAGAAGCAGTGGTGACAATACTGACTTTCACTTCCTTCCATCTTGGTGAGTTTGAGAATCGAACTTAAAGACGACAGGCTGATATTTTCGCTCCAGTTTCTTGCTCCTACAAACAGCCAATATGGCAGCAAGTGGTGAACACGACATTAGGGTGCACAGCGTCCCTTCAGAGATCGACTGAGATGGCGGGCCTGAAAGGTTCCAGGGGAAGGAAGTCCTCCTCTTTCTAACTGTTGAGATTGTGGCTTCAATGTGAGGTTGAGATTGATGATTTCCCTACGTAAACAGGGGTTGTTGACAAAATGCAATctttttttagtgtgtgtgtgtgtgtgtttgtggagagtATTTCAAAAATTGCAACTTTGCAGGAGTGTTGACAATATACTGAATTCCTGGAGGGGCTGAGAGTCCAGATACAGCAGAGGACACACGAAGAAAAGATTTAAACGTTTTAAATAAGTCAGGAAAAAGTCTCCAATCAGCTGATGGAGCACGACAGTTACAGGTAGTGAGACTTTTACAATAAATGTTTCATCTGACAGGAACTTGAGTACTAACTTCCCTAAAATATAACTTCAAAACATGCTGCATGTCTAGTGTTTAACTGAACATCCTATGCTTCACAGCCTTGAACAGTCTGCCAGGTCCAATTACTGACCTGAGAGGAGTCACTTCCCCATCTCAACTGCATGGTCtgatacacacatgaacatagTTGAAGCGTGACCACCTTAAAAAGATGAACATATCATATTCGATGATGCCATGGTTACCGTTAAACCCAACCTCATTCTTTGTAAAGAGAAACGATTCTTACCTGTCAATcagaaactagctaacatttaAGTCCCACAGAATCAGCTCCATTGCAGTCACTGTTTTaccagagaagcagctgcagtgagATCATGGAGTTCGTTCAGGGAAAACGCCATGAATCACAAAACTAGTAAACAAGGGGCAAGAGGAGGGACAAGTATGTGACTTACTCCCTCACATGCATGCTCGCACATTCAAATTCACACCAAAATCATCCTGTGTCGCCTTACATAAACGCACACACAGCTCGGACGCTCACTTCATCTCAagtctcatacacacacacactcacagtcagaCCGTCCTCTAGGGGCCTCTTACTTCCTGTATGCTgctgacaaacaggaagtcactgcacgGCTCCAGCACCGCAGCCATCCGGTTGCCAGGACGATGATGCTACCTCCGCATCTCAGCTACGTATCATTTTTGAcgttctcctcctctctcacactttctttctctcagctgtGCATCACTCCCACGCTGCATTTGTTTAtcacctttctttctcttccttcctccctttgctttcttcatctgtttgcACAAAGTCTTGACATTAATCTCAGCAGCCTTCTTTTCTAAGTCTGCCTCCCCAACCCATAATCTTTCTTCCATCTCACTCGAGAAAGCATGGTCTGTCACCTTCCTTGTTTCACACTGAAAACTGGCACTGAGACTTTGTCCCTATTTTGTCAAAATAAGACCCAGCggcaggaaacagcagcaggcaaACAGTGTCATGTTCTTGCATGACACATGTCACATTTGTGCCTAAACCCAAACTGGGTCTGAGCGAGGAAGCACATTGGTGAGTCCACGCCTAACGACAGCGACTACCTGAAGACGATAATACTTGCAGCAATATTAACTAAGGATTAGAAAAGAATGGAAGAATATTTCTGACTGTTATCAAAAGCTAAATAATTACTAATATGCAATGTTTACAGTTATACATcatgatggggaaaaaaagcccttaaaatgctgcagaaaatgaccaaacatacacacatgcctCGGTGTCAAGAGTTTACACCCACCATACTTTTACTggagactgtgactgtgtatgATGTGTGCGTGCGGCAACACTGAAGTCGGATGCTTGAGATGCTAAATAATATGAAGTGGAAACTTAAATCAATGAAGACTCAGCAAAGATCGAACACTAGAACAGCAGAGATGCAGGTGAGTTACAGTTACATGTCAAAATGAAGATAAAGGCTCAGAACAAGTCGACTGATTTCTGCTTATTTAGCGTGACCGACAGTCCAAGAGCATATGTGAAGCAtctttaaccctctgaggtctaagagtattttctccttttcttaaGGTACTTGCTCATAAGATAATAATTCAGAACTATCTCAGCTTTCTATACTGAGGCCCCGTTGTGACTCTTTGCACTGTGCAAATAGATCATTTGGCTCAAATGCTCAAAAACTGAagcccagtttttttttgtttcggTGCTTGAAATGGGTTTTCCAAAGTCTCAGGTTCATATAAACAGCGCAACATGTGAGTGAAATAGGAGATCGATGtataataaataactaaaatgaaaagtgtccGTCACTTTACTTTGACCAAATTGTAGAGGCCTTCTAACTCCGCCCATGAGTCAGGTAGGATCAACATCACGAAATGGAAAGGGGAGTTTACAGATTATAggaatatttgacatttcaacGTCATGACAGAAAACTAGTACGATACAATTCATCACATTTGTTTCTTATAATCGCAAACGAAACAATCCTCAGGGTCAGGCGTGGGGTTTTGTCTTGGACGAACTTTAGCTGAAGTGgcagatttaaagatttaaatccaaatgcacatgtgcatgtttcCACTGCTCTAAAAACTACAGATGTTTCTATCCAGCATGGCAGAGCCCTCTGTGGCAGGGAAGTGTATTTCCATCACTCTGTGCTGAAGCTACttaattgcattttaaaatatgctGAATTTATGAAACTCTGCTTTCTGCTGTCATCGAGAAAGGGCCCAGAGTCTTACTTCAGTCTATGAATAGGCCTGAGCCGATTTCACAGTTAATCAGGATATAGAGACCAACATGTCGACtcatttcctgcagcagtgatgaAACGACACTGACACAACTGCAGATGTAAGAGCAACACATAAAGCGAGGGAGGAAGACAGGAGCCAGTGAGACCGAGTGTCTTATTATGTGTTGCACGGTGAGGAAAACCCCTGATTGGTTTTGCGTGGCTCACAGTTGCTACAGGATACTACAAGCAAACCGGGTCCATTTATAAGCGCACTGACGCAGCTCTGAGTGAATGCAGACAAACATCCAACTTCCGCCGTAGGAAACAGGCCTGTGTGTTGAAATGcaacttctttctttttggaTAAATTCAGAAGTTGAATgtatatctgtctctctctgtgtcacacacacacacacacacaccctaataTTAGCTGAGAGTTCACAATGGCTGCcttgacagagggagagagggggcgGGGTGGTGGAGAAGGAGATGAGGGTGTGGATGCTTTAAAGAGACACCGtcaagaagacacacacacacacacacacacacacacacacacacacgcacacacacacacacacactggatatAGCCCACATATGTTTCAGTTTACAGATGGCCATAAAAAGGCTTCTTCATCCTGCTACTGAACCTCCTGTGCTCCATGACCTCATTAAAGTTTCTGCAAATatggtgtacacacacacacacacacacacacacacacacacacacacacacacacacacacacacacacacacacttacataacataacatttaGAATATCAACACTGCACTGATACTTGAACTTGTGGCTGATTTGATTCATCTCTCACGCTGTTCTCTCTCTGGAGGCTGTTTAAATGAAATCGTCACATATTTGGCGACTTGTTAAGCGACAACAACGAAGACGTCGTCCGTGTGTCTCCGGGTCACTGTTGGAAACACAGTTAACGCCGAGAAAATTCTCATTTTATGAGCAAAACCATTTGTCAAATTAGCTTCAACTGCTACAGTGTGCACCGACTCGTGGCCGAGAAAGGTGAAGGCAAAGTCTTTTCCACCCCTGACACCATCACTCCACCAGGTAACAGAACACCTGGCGTTACACTGCTGTGCAAACTGGGGTAAATAGACATTTCAGCCTGTATGGCGTTcaaaaaaactttcaaaaaacGGTTTCATTTATGAATAACAACATTACAAATCAGATCAaattcagcagctgaatcacattaaattattaaactaattaaattagttgtttttttttttgcatgactaaaaaaaagtctgtggttccatgtgaaaacatgttgtggTTTTTGCCGAGGTGATGTATGTCATTAACCGTAAACCCCCCATCacttttcacccccccccccccccccccaagctcTCCAACGGCTCAGCAGTTAATGCTACGTTTCCAGAACCAAACACCTCGTGTAATTCAACAACATTCAGATATGTTTATAAACCCGTCTCCACTGGAGATCATCAAGAAACACggactgagctgctgctgctgctcatgaaaaacataaaaacctgAGCTGACCTCTGGGAAAAGGTAAGGCGGCCCAGGGTTGTAATAAATGTGTCGGCTGTGCAGGAACAGTGCTGAGTGGCTAAGCTAACATCCTGTGGTGTGTTCACATGcacttgctcacacacacacacacacacacacacacacacacacacaacacacacacacacacacacacagacacacacacacaagctgtatCTGGCAACAGATGTGGTTCTATTGCTGTTGATTTAGTCTTCGACTCAGCAGGGTAATTTTACCTCTCGAATATTCTTCAAATAAAGAATTTAATGCTGAATACGTTTGATGGCGGAAACGTTCACGGATGAGTGTCTTCTCTAGAAAGGCCCTTATGTATTTATCTTATTAATTAAGcggtttctgtctgtctgcatttcCTCTCTAGATAAACAGCATGTGCTGCGTAGGCAGATGTGAACTCGGCAGATTTAAATATGGACTGTGATAAAGTTTTAACTGGCTAGATGAGGTTCATGCAAATGTGCATCATACTGAACCTCCAGCTTTAGCAGATCAGCTCACTGAGAAACAAACTGTAACCACCTCCTCAGTgacaaacaccacaaacattACAACGCTGT is a window of Seriola aureovittata isolate HTS-2021-v1 ecotype China chromosome 14, ASM2101889v1, whole genome shotgun sequence DNA encoding:
- the wipf1b gene encoding WAS/WASL-interacting protein family member 1, translated to MPAPPPPPPPGPPPPPTFNVANTEKPNLNRSQQQGRNALLSDISKGARLKKAVTNDRSGPILDKPKGGGGGGGGGGGGGGGGGGGGGGGGGGGGFGGGSPAGLGGLFAGGMPKLRSATNRDTTDSPPSRGPVFPPGGRSSGPTPFGGGAGSAGPPKLPGAPGGGRGNVSALSPKGRPNFSRQDTPGGPPPPVPNTPRPGQSFQSRGGPPPPSLPGGPRPSPASGPPPPSVPSGRHGALPPPPGGSSPGPRPGFSAPPPPPSNSSRPPLPPAPGGRPPLPDDRPPPPPTPLGGHRPSMPRDMPPPPPSVNSKPSPSVSSSSSPRSAAVGGGPPLPPGRPGPPPVPPTPAGGDDHSTPRLPQRNSSLNSHGPAPPHGRAGPLPPPPNERPPSLGRNQSSARTGPLPPPPPSGRPVGGGSVRSSAAPSPIGRPGPDPPRGGPGGRPPLPPDRPGTGGAPPPPPPMGNGFQNSHHNPTQDEWESRFTFHPMSDLPPPEPYMPFQKTYPSIIAKSDGRGSGKKERGAPPLPPIPR